One part of the Populus alba chromosome 18, ASM523922v2, whole genome shotgun sequence genome encodes these proteins:
- the LOC118051571 gene encoding replication protein A 32 kDa subunit B isoform X1: protein MYGSSQFDGSAAAFMGGGFMPTQTAQPPSDSSSISKNREARCLFPLTVKQISNLASNDESNFIIDGAEVNNVTILGRVSHKEDKASEYTFLVDDGTGQIECTKWVQESFDTEQMGEILVGMYVRVHGHLRGLQGRRFLNVFSIRPVTDFNEIPGHFIECIYVHFYNTRLRGVTSQPPVANSTSIPLKGYQTAPPYQSSVYSSADGLNNVSQMILNFLQQPAYLNTEGAHYDVIARQLNIPMNKLKEELQMLVDNGLVYTTINDDYYKSTVNA from the exons ATGTATGGGAGCAGCCAATTCGATGGAAGCGCCGCAGCCTTCATGGGCGGCGGATTCATGCCTACTCAAACCGCTCAACCTCCTTCTGATTCCTCCTCCATCTCCAAA AATCGGGAGGCGCGGTGCTTGTTTCCGCTGACTGTGAAGCAGATAAGCAACCTAGCAAGTAATGATGAAtctaatttcatcattgatGGTGCTGAAGTTAACAat gtTACAATTCTGGGGAGGGTCTCCCACAAGGAAGACAAGGCCAGCGAGTACACTTTTTTAGTTGATGATGGCACTGGACAGATTGAATGTACCAAATG GGTTCAAGAAAGCTTCGATACAGAACAAATGGGGGAAATCTT AGTTGGCATGTATGTTCGTGTTCATGGACACTTGAGAGGGCTGCAAGGCAGAAGGTTCTTGAATGTCTTCTCCATTAG GCCTGTTACTGACTTTAATGAGATTCCAGGCCATTTCATTGAGTGCATATATGTCCACTTCTACAATACCAGGTTACGG GGTGTCACTTCTCAGCCCCCAGTAGCAAATTCAACAAGTATCCCTTTAAAGGGATACCAAACTGCCCCTCCATATCAA tCATCTGTGTATTCCAGTGCtgatggactgaacaatgttaGTCAGATGATATTAAATTTCTTGCAGCAACCTGCATATCT GAACACCGAGGGAGCTCACTATGATGTCATTGCCCGTCAGCTAAACATTCCAATGAATAAGCTCAA GGAAGAACTACAGATGCTGGTTGACAATGGCCTCGTTTATACAACAATCAACGATGATTACTATAAGTCTACTGTTAATGCCTGA
- the LOC118051571 gene encoding replication protein A 32 kDa subunit B isoform X2 — protein MYGSSQFDGSAAAFMGGGFMPTQTAQPPSDSSSISKNREARCLFPLTVKQISNLASNDESNFIIDGAEVNNVTILGRVSHKEDKASEYTFLVDDGTGQIECTKWVQESFDTEQMGEILVGMYVRVHGHLRGLQGRRFLNVFSIRPVTDFNEIPGHFIECIYVHFYNTRLRPPVANSTSIPLKGYQTAPPYQSSVYSSADGLNNVSQMILNFLQQPAYLNTEGAHYDVIARQLNIPMNKLKEELQMLVDNGLVYTTINDDYYKSTVNA, from the exons ATGTATGGGAGCAGCCAATTCGATGGAAGCGCCGCAGCCTTCATGGGCGGCGGATTCATGCCTACTCAAACCGCTCAACCTCCTTCTGATTCCTCCTCCATCTCCAAA AATCGGGAGGCGCGGTGCTTGTTTCCGCTGACTGTGAAGCAGATAAGCAACCTAGCAAGTAATGATGAAtctaatttcatcattgatGGTGCTGAAGTTAACAat gtTACAATTCTGGGGAGGGTCTCCCACAAGGAAGACAAGGCCAGCGAGTACACTTTTTTAGTTGATGATGGCACTGGACAGATTGAATGTACCAAATG GGTTCAAGAAAGCTTCGATACAGAACAAATGGGGGAAATCTT AGTTGGCATGTATGTTCGTGTTCATGGACACTTGAGAGGGCTGCAAGGCAGAAGGTTCTTGAATGTCTTCTCCATTAG GCCTGTTACTGACTTTAATGAGATTCCAGGCCATTTCATTGAGTGCATATATGTCCACTTCTACAATACCAGGTTACGG CCCCCAGTAGCAAATTCAACAAGTATCCCTTTAAAGGGATACCAAACTGCCCCTCCATATCAA tCATCTGTGTATTCCAGTGCtgatggactgaacaatgttaGTCAGATGATATTAAATTTCTTGCAGCAACCTGCATATCT GAACACCGAGGGAGCTCACTATGATGTCATTGCCCGTCAGCTAAACATTCCAATGAATAAGCTCAA GGAAGAACTACAGATGCTGGTTGACAATGGCCTCGTTTATACAACAATCAACGATGATTACTATAAGTCTACTGTTAATGCCTGA